In Juglans microcarpa x Juglans regia isolate MS1-56 chromosome 8D, Jm3101_v1.0, whole genome shotgun sequence, the following are encoded in one genomic region:
- the LOC121242592 gene encoding uncharacterized protein LOC121242592, which produces MEECTDDKRKRVRNDSGDNSGYCGVNSSDPKRLRVDFENSTDDSGDSTLVRVDSDDSRLESPEVQRIQDDLLHILDEDTVTERDPDPEIQGLESVIRSFEEEILVAAPELAPAILDQTYDSGESQLELGYLLEASDDELGLPPTISPEEETKIEAVDFETSSSGATGLTGLLGFENEIPNYDSFEFGVGFDPYSNTDDTSGEVVALGGLFDYSDRSF; this is translated from the coding sequence ATGGAGGAATGTACCGACGACAAAAGGAAGCGAGTCCGGAATGACTCCGGAGATAACTCGGGGTATTGCGGTGTTAACTCGTCCGACCCGAAGCGTTTGCGAGTGGATTTCGAGAATTCCACCGATGACTCGGGCGATTCGACTCTTGTACGAGTCGACTCGGATGACTCGCGGCTGGAGTCGCCCGAGGTGCAGCGGATCCAGGACGACCTACTCCATATCCTGGATGAGGACACGGTGACGGAACGTGACCCGGACCCGGAGATCCAGGGGCTTGAGTCGGTGATCAGAAGCTTCGAGGAAGAGATACTGGTTGCGGCTCCGGAGCTGGCACCGGCGATTCTTGATCAAACATATGACTCCGGCGAGTCTCAGTTGGAACTCGGTTACCTTCTTGAAGCCTCCGACGACGAACTCGGTCTCCCGCCGACAATATCCCCCGAAGAGGAAACAAAGATCGAGGCCGTGGATTTCGAGACTAGTTCTTCGGGCGCCACTGGATTGACTGGACTCTTGGGGTTCGAGAACGAGATACCGAATTACGACTCGTTTGAGTTCGGTGTCGGTTTCGACCCTTACAGCAACACCGACGATACTAGTGGCGAAGTTGTGGCGTTGGGAGGGTTGTTTGATTATTCAGATAGGAGTTTTTGA